In Gallus gallus isolate bGalGal1 chromosome 6, bGalGal1.mat.broiler.GRCg7b, whole genome shotgun sequence, a single genomic region encodes these proteins:
- the ENO4 gene encoding enolase 4 isoform X6, with the protein MEADTDVRLRREAAEYYRAHRVPQRMEEALNALFPLRPADLYGELANYFSKFSRAPVVCKLAGRKVLDGVGQPTLEVEIYCTVKNYEKRICSAIISSHYQIPENAFSEATEADERERNDSVTTAVEWVNESLSAMLRDLKPTDQCEIDKMLGEYFSKKVEEKKEVEKEEEEEDTLSITSCIPSAVAQSGQKKEAKPGKKSSTEITIPPAEPSESVLCGSLAIGGTSLAIAKAGASINHVPLYLHIALLKRSQDSPKEMTLPLPMVTLLSYEKLSPAKLKLMKEVMLIPPVQLSLKQGIERALDIQKEMMRLLEPAGKAQLSPQLADSKKGRAHNKEKKASPPALNGVSHLGCLITGCDNLEQPLLLIQTACNNIGLELGTDMYLAINCAAHELMDYVKGKYEILTGTFRSPDEMVDMYVELVNKFPSIIALVDPLRKEDRQQWNNMCCALGSKCYLIAEDAATNSSKLKTDHNINIPMCSGVVLKYVNQTKVSDLIELTGLLDGQRRITILGSPDGESSDDSLVDLLAMNTGTKIGGRMIETAPQEGSEIKRL; encoded by the exons GCTAACTACTTCTCTAAATTTTCAAGAGCTCCAGTCGTATGCAAACTGGCTGGGAGAAAAGTTCTTGATGGAGTTGGTCAACCAACATTAGAAGTGGAAATATACTGTACAGTGAAAAACTATGAGAAG AGGATTTGTTCTGCTATAATTTCGTCTCATTATCAAATACCTGAGAATGCTTTCTCTGAAGCAACCGAAGCtgatgagagagaaagaaatgactCTGTTACCACTGCTGTGGAATGGGTGAATGAATCACTAAGCGCAATGTTAAGAGACTTGAAGCCTACTGACCAGTGTGAAATTGATAAGATGCTTGG tgaatacttttcaaaaaaggtagaagaaaaaaaagaagttgaaaaggaggaggaagaagaagacaCTCTTTCCATAACTTCTTGTATTCCATCAGCAGTGGCACAATCTGggcaaaaaaaggaagcaaaaccaG GGAAGAAGTCAAGTACAGAGATAACAATCCCACCTGCAGAACCCAGTGAATCAGTGCTCTGTGGCAGCTTAGCCATTGGGGGAACATCACTCGCTATAGCTAAGGCTGGTGCCTCTATTAATCACGTCCCATTGTACTTACACATTGCACTGCTGAAACGTAGCCAG GATTCACCTAAAGAAATGACTCTGCCACTTCCAATGGTTACTCTGTTGAGCTATGAAAAATTGTCACCTGCAAAACTAAAATTAATGAAAGAAGTTATGCTCATACCACCAGTTCAGTTATCGCTCAAACAG GGCATAGAAAGAGCTCTGGacattcaaaaagaaatgatgagactgctggagcctgcagggaaAGCG CAACTCAGTCCTCAACTAGCAGACAGTAAGAAAGGCAGAGCACataataaagagaagaaagcttcg ccACCAGCCTTAAATGGAGTATCACACTTAGGCTGCCTAATAACGGGATGTGATAATCTAGAGCAACCTCTCCTCCTAATACAAACAGCTTGCAACAATATAGGTCTGGAGCTAGGAACAGATATGTATTTAGCCATTAATTGTGCTGCTCATGAATTAATGGACTAC gttaaaggaaaatatgaaatacttaCTGGAACATTCAGAAGTCCTGATGAAATGGTCGACATGTACGTGGAACTGGTTAATAAATTTCCTTCTATCATTGCCTTAGTAGATCCCTTAAGGAAAGAG GACAGACAGCAATGGAATAACATGTGTTGTGCTCTTGGTTCCAAATGTTACCTGATTGCTGAAGATGCTGCCACAAATTCTTCCAAACTTAAAACAGACCACAACATAAACATACCAATGTGCAGTGGTGTTGTGCTAAAATATGTTAATCAAACCAAGGTGTCAGACCTCATAGAACTGACTGGACTTCTAGATG GTCAAAGACGTATTACCATATTAGGAAGTCCAGATGGAGAATCTTCTGATGATAGCCTTGTGGATCTG cttgCAATGAATACGGGAACAAAGATTGGAGGGAGAATGATTGAAACCGCACCGCAGGAGGGAAGCGAAATCAAAAGACTATAA
- the ENO4 gene encoding enolase 4 isoform X3 — protein MEADTDVRLRREAAEYYRAHRVPQRMEEALNALFPLRPADLYGELANYFSKFSRAPVVCKLAGRKVLDGVGQPTLEVEIYCTVKNYEKRICSAIISSHYQIPENAFSEATEADERERNDSVTTAVEWVNESLSAMLRDLKPTDQCEIDKMLGEYFSKKVEEKKEVEKEEEEEDTLSITSCIPSAVAQSGQKKEAKPGKKSSTEITIPPAEPSESVLCGSLAIGGTSLAIAKAGASINHVPLYLHIALLKRSQDSPKEMTLPLPMVTLLSYEKLSPAKLKLMKEVMLIPPVQLSLKQGIERALDIQKEMMRLLEPAGKAQLSPQLADSKKGRAHNKEKKASPPALNGVSHLGCLITGCDNLEQPLLLIQTACNNIGLELGTDMYLAINCAAHELMDYVKGKYEILTGTFRSPDEMVDMYVELVNKFPSIIALVDPLRKEDRQQWNNMCCALGSKCYLIAEDAATNSSKLKTDHNINIPMCSGVVLKYVNQTKVSDLIELTGLLDGQRRITILGSPDGESSDDSLVDLGMMQILNLLILLKNHSQKNNSLKSFLPCSRIQRLHSPLCQPCRVTACLLSSWRAAH, from the exons GCTAACTACTTCTCTAAATTTTCAAGAGCTCCAGTCGTATGCAAACTGGCTGGGAGAAAAGTTCTTGATGGAGTTGGTCAACCAACATTAGAAGTGGAAATATACTGTACAGTGAAAAACTATGAGAAG AGGATTTGTTCTGCTATAATTTCGTCTCATTATCAAATACCTGAGAATGCTTTCTCTGAAGCAACCGAAGCtgatgagagagaaagaaatgactCTGTTACCACTGCTGTGGAATGGGTGAATGAATCACTAAGCGCAATGTTAAGAGACTTGAAGCCTACTGACCAGTGTGAAATTGATAAGATGCTTGG tgaatacttttcaaaaaaggtagaagaaaaaaaagaagttgaaaaggaggaggaagaagaagacaCTCTTTCCATAACTTCTTGTATTCCATCAGCAGTGGCACAATCTGggcaaaaaaaggaagcaaaaccaG GGAAGAAGTCAAGTACAGAGATAACAATCCCACCTGCAGAACCCAGTGAATCAGTGCTCTGTGGCAGCTTAGCCATTGGGGGAACATCACTCGCTATAGCTAAGGCTGGTGCCTCTATTAATCACGTCCCATTGTACTTACACATTGCACTGCTGAAACGTAGCCAG GATTCACCTAAAGAAATGACTCTGCCACTTCCAATGGTTACTCTGTTGAGCTATGAAAAATTGTCACCTGCAAAACTAAAATTAATGAAAGAAGTTATGCTCATACCACCAGTTCAGTTATCGCTCAAACAG GGCATAGAAAGAGCTCTGGacattcaaaaagaaatgatgagactgctggagcctgcagggaaAGCG CAACTCAGTCCTCAACTAGCAGACAGTAAGAAAGGCAGAGCACataataaagagaagaaagcttcg ccACCAGCCTTAAATGGAGTATCACACTTAGGCTGCCTAATAACGGGATGTGATAATCTAGAGCAACCTCTCCTCCTAATACAAACAGCTTGCAACAATATAGGTCTGGAGCTAGGAACAGATATGTATTTAGCCATTAATTGTGCTGCTCATGAATTAATGGACTAC gttaaaggaaaatatgaaatacttaCTGGAACATTCAGAAGTCCTGATGAAATGGTCGACATGTACGTGGAACTGGTTAATAAATTTCCTTCTATCATTGCCTTAGTAGATCCCTTAAGGAAAGAG GACAGACAGCAATGGAATAACATGTGTTGTGCTCTTGGTTCCAAATGTTACCTGATTGCTGAAGATGCTGCCACAAATTCTTCCAAACTTAAAACAGACCACAACATAAACATACCAATGTGCAGTGGTGTTGTGCTAAAATATGTTAATCAAACCAAGGTGTCAGACCTCATAGAACTGACTGGACTTCTAGATG GTCAAAGACGTATTACCATATTAGGAAGTCCAGATGGAGAATCTTCTGATGATAGCCTTGTGGATCTG GGTATGATGCAGATTTTGAATTTACTGATTTTGCTGAAGAATCACAGCCAGAAAAACAACAGCCTGAAGTCCTTCCTCCCCTGCAGCAGGATTCAGCGCCTTCACAGCCCTctgtgccagccctgcagggtCACAGCATGCCTGCTCAGctcctggagagcagcacacTGA
- the ENO4 gene encoding enolase 4 isoform X4, with the protein MEADTDVRLRREAAEYYRAHRVPQRMEEALNALFPLRPADLYGELRICSAIISSHYQIPENAFSEATEADERERNDSVTTAVEWVNESLSAMLRDLKPTDQCEIDKMLGEYFSKKVEEKKEVEKEEEEEDTLSITSCIPSAVAQSGQKKEAKPGKKSSTEITIPPAEPSESVLCGSLAIGGTSLAIAKAGASINHVPLYLHIALLKRSQDSPKEMTLPLPMVTLLSYEKLSPAKLKLMKEVMLIPPVQLSLKQGIERALDIQKEMMRLLEPAGKAQLSPQLADSKKGRAHNKEKKASPPALNGVSHLGCLITGCDNLEQPLLLIQTACNNIGLELGTDMYLAINCAAHELMDYVKGKYEILTGTFRSPDEMVDMYVELVNKFPSIIALVDPLRKEDRQQWNNMCCALGSKCYLIAEDAATNSSKLKTDHNINIPMCSGVVLKYVNQTKVSDLIELTGLLDGQRRITILGSPDGESSDDSLVDLAVGLGARFVKLGGLSRGERVTKYNRLLAIEEELAKNRTLRYDADFEFTDFAEESQPEKQQPEVLPPLQQDSAPSQPSVPALQGHSMPAQLLESSTLT; encoded by the exons AGGATTTGTTCTGCTATAATTTCGTCTCATTATCAAATACCTGAGAATGCTTTCTCTGAAGCAACCGAAGCtgatgagagagaaagaaatgactCTGTTACCACTGCTGTGGAATGGGTGAATGAATCACTAAGCGCAATGTTAAGAGACTTGAAGCCTACTGACCAGTGTGAAATTGATAAGATGCTTGG tgaatacttttcaaaaaaggtagaagaaaaaaaagaagttgaaaaggaggaggaagaagaagacaCTCTTTCCATAACTTCTTGTATTCCATCAGCAGTGGCACAATCTGggcaaaaaaaggaagcaaaaccaG GGAAGAAGTCAAGTACAGAGATAACAATCCCACCTGCAGAACCCAGTGAATCAGTGCTCTGTGGCAGCTTAGCCATTGGGGGAACATCACTCGCTATAGCTAAGGCTGGTGCCTCTATTAATCACGTCCCATTGTACTTACACATTGCACTGCTGAAACGTAGCCAG GATTCACCTAAAGAAATGACTCTGCCACTTCCAATGGTTACTCTGTTGAGCTATGAAAAATTGTCACCTGCAAAACTAAAATTAATGAAAGAAGTTATGCTCATACCACCAGTTCAGTTATCGCTCAAACAG GGCATAGAAAGAGCTCTGGacattcaaaaagaaatgatgagactgctggagcctgcagggaaAGCG CAACTCAGTCCTCAACTAGCAGACAGTAAGAAAGGCAGAGCACataataaagagaagaaagcttcg ccACCAGCCTTAAATGGAGTATCACACTTAGGCTGCCTAATAACGGGATGTGATAATCTAGAGCAACCTCTCCTCCTAATACAAACAGCTTGCAACAATATAGGTCTGGAGCTAGGAACAGATATGTATTTAGCCATTAATTGTGCTGCTCATGAATTAATGGACTAC gttaaaggaaaatatgaaatacttaCTGGAACATTCAGAAGTCCTGATGAAATGGTCGACATGTACGTGGAACTGGTTAATAAATTTCCTTCTATCATTGCCTTAGTAGATCCCTTAAGGAAAGAG GACAGACAGCAATGGAATAACATGTGTTGTGCTCTTGGTTCCAAATGTTACCTGATTGCTGAAGATGCTGCCACAAATTCTTCCAAACTTAAAACAGACCACAACATAAACATACCAATGTGCAGTGGTGTTGTGCTAAAATATGTTAATCAAACCAAGGTGTCAGACCTCATAGAACTGACTGGACTTCTAGATG GTCAAAGACGTATTACCATATTAGGAAGTCCAGATGGAGAATCTTCTGATGATAGCCTTGTGGATCTG GCTGTTGGACTGGGTGCCAGGTTTGTCAAGTTGGGAGGTCTTTCCCGCGGAGAAAGGGTGACCAAATACAACCGCCTTCTTGCTATAGAGGAAGAACTGGCCAAGAATAGAACGCTAC GGTATGATGCAGATTTTGAATTTACTGATTTTGCTGAAGAATCACAGCCAGAAAAACAACAGCCTGAAGTCCTTCCTCCCCTGCAGCAGGATTCAGCGCCTTCACAGCCCTctgtgccagccctgcagggtCACAGCATGCCTGCTCAGctcctggagagcagcacacTGACCTAG
- the ENO4 gene encoding enolase 4 isoform X1 produces the protein MEADTDVRLRREAAEYYRAHRVPQRMEEALNALFPLRPADLYGELANYFSKFSRAPVVCKLAGRKVLDGVGQPTLEVEIYCTVKNYEKRICSAIISSHYQIPENAFSEATEADERERNDSVTTAVEWVNESLSAMLRDLKPTDQCEIDKMLGEYFSKKVEEKKEVEKEEEEEDTLSITSCIPSAVAQSGQKKEAKPGKKSSTEITIPPAEPSESVLCGSLAIGGTSLAIAKAGASINHVPLYLHIALLKRSQDSPKEMTLPLPMVTLLSYEKLSPAKLKLMKEVMLIPPVQLSLKQGIERALDIQKEMMRLLEPAGKAQLSPQLADSKKGRAHNKEKKASPPALNGVSHLGCLITGCDNLEQPLLLIQTACNNIGLELGTDMYLAINCAAHELMDYVKGKYEILTGTFRSPDEMVDMYVELVNKFPSIIALVDPLRKEDRQQWNNMCCALGSKCYLIAEDAATNSSKLKTDHNINIPMCSGVVLKYVNQTKVSDLIELTGLLDGQRRITILGSPDGESSDDSLVDLAVGLGARFVKLGGLSRGERVTKYNRLLAIEEELAKNRTLRYDADFEFTDFAEESQPEKQQPEVLPPLQQDSAPSQPSVPALQGHSMPAQLLESSTLT, from the exons GCTAACTACTTCTCTAAATTTTCAAGAGCTCCAGTCGTATGCAAACTGGCTGGGAGAAAAGTTCTTGATGGAGTTGGTCAACCAACATTAGAAGTGGAAATATACTGTACAGTGAAAAACTATGAGAAG AGGATTTGTTCTGCTATAATTTCGTCTCATTATCAAATACCTGAGAATGCTTTCTCTGAAGCAACCGAAGCtgatgagagagaaagaaatgactCTGTTACCACTGCTGTGGAATGGGTGAATGAATCACTAAGCGCAATGTTAAGAGACTTGAAGCCTACTGACCAGTGTGAAATTGATAAGATGCTTGG tgaatacttttcaaaaaaggtagaagaaaaaaaagaagttgaaaaggaggaggaagaagaagacaCTCTTTCCATAACTTCTTGTATTCCATCAGCAGTGGCACAATCTGggcaaaaaaaggaagcaaaaccaG GGAAGAAGTCAAGTACAGAGATAACAATCCCACCTGCAGAACCCAGTGAATCAGTGCTCTGTGGCAGCTTAGCCATTGGGGGAACATCACTCGCTATAGCTAAGGCTGGTGCCTCTATTAATCACGTCCCATTGTACTTACACATTGCACTGCTGAAACGTAGCCAG GATTCACCTAAAGAAATGACTCTGCCACTTCCAATGGTTACTCTGTTGAGCTATGAAAAATTGTCACCTGCAAAACTAAAATTAATGAAAGAAGTTATGCTCATACCACCAGTTCAGTTATCGCTCAAACAG GGCATAGAAAGAGCTCTGGacattcaaaaagaaatgatgagactgctggagcctgcagggaaAGCG CAACTCAGTCCTCAACTAGCAGACAGTAAGAAAGGCAGAGCACataataaagagaagaaagcttcg ccACCAGCCTTAAATGGAGTATCACACTTAGGCTGCCTAATAACGGGATGTGATAATCTAGAGCAACCTCTCCTCCTAATACAAACAGCTTGCAACAATATAGGTCTGGAGCTAGGAACAGATATGTATTTAGCCATTAATTGTGCTGCTCATGAATTAATGGACTAC gttaaaggaaaatatgaaatacttaCTGGAACATTCAGAAGTCCTGATGAAATGGTCGACATGTACGTGGAACTGGTTAATAAATTTCCTTCTATCATTGCCTTAGTAGATCCCTTAAGGAAAGAG GACAGACAGCAATGGAATAACATGTGTTGTGCTCTTGGTTCCAAATGTTACCTGATTGCTGAAGATGCTGCCACAAATTCTTCCAAACTTAAAACAGACCACAACATAAACATACCAATGTGCAGTGGTGTTGTGCTAAAATATGTTAATCAAACCAAGGTGTCAGACCTCATAGAACTGACTGGACTTCTAGATG GTCAAAGACGTATTACCATATTAGGAAGTCCAGATGGAGAATCTTCTGATGATAGCCTTGTGGATCTG GCTGTTGGACTGGGTGCCAGGTTTGTCAAGTTGGGAGGTCTTTCCCGCGGAGAAAGGGTGACCAAATACAACCGCCTTCTTGCTATAGAGGAAGAACTGGCCAAGAATAGAACGCTAC GGTATGATGCAGATTTTGAATTTACTGATTTTGCTGAAGAATCACAGCCAGAAAAACAACAGCCTGAAGTCCTTCCTCCCCTGCAGCAGGATTCAGCGCCTTCACAGCCCTctgtgccagccctgcagggtCACAGCATGCCTGCTCAGctcctggagagcagcacacTGACCTAG
- the ENO4 gene encoding enolase 4 isoform X2, with the protein MEADTDVRLRREAAEYYRAHRVPQRMEEALNALFPLRPADLYGELANYFSKFSRAPVVCKLAGRKVLDGVGQPTLEVEIYCTVKNYEKRICSAIISSHYQIPENAFSEATEADERERNDSVTTAVEWVNESLSAMLRDLKPTDQCEIDKMLGEYFSKKVEEKKEVEKEEEEEDTLSITSCIPSAVAQSGQKKEAKPGKKSSTEITIPPAEPSESVLCGSLAIGGTSLAIAKAGASINHVPLYLHIALLKRSQDSPKEMTLPLPMVTLLSYEKLSPAKLKLMKEVMLIPPVQLSLKQQLSPQLADSKKGRAHNKEKKASPPALNGVSHLGCLITGCDNLEQPLLLIQTACNNIGLELGTDMYLAINCAAHELMDYVKGKYEILTGTFRSPDEMVDMYVELVNKFPSIIALVDPLRKEDRQQWNNMCCALGSKCYLIAEDAATNSSKLKTDHNINIPMCSGVVLKYVNQTKVSDLIELTGLLDGQRRITILGSPDGESSDDSLVDLAVGLGARFVKLGGLSRGERVTKYNRLLAIEEELAKNRTLRYDADFEFTDFAEESQPEKQQPEVLPPLQQDSAPSQPSVPALQGHSMPAQLLESSTLT; encoded by the exons GCTAACTACTTCTCTAAATTTTCAAGAGCTCCAGTCGTATGCAAACTGGCTGGGAGAAAAGTTCTTGATGGAGTTGGTCAACCAACATTAGAAGTGGAAATATACTGTACAGTGAAAAACTATGAGAAG AGGATTTGTTCTGCTATAATTTCGTCTCATTATCAAATACCTGAGAATGCTTTCTCTGAAGCAACCGAAGCtgatgagagagaaagaaatgactCTGTTACCACTGCTGTGGAATGGGTGAATGAATCACTAAGCGCAATGTTAAGAGACTTGAAGCCTACTGACCAGTGTGAAATTGATAAGATGCTTGG tgaatacttttcaaaaaaggtagaagaaaaaaaagaagttgaaaaggaggaggaagaagaagacaCTCTTTCCATAACTTCTTGTATTCCATCAGCAGTGGCACAATCTGggcaaaaaaaggaagcaaaaccaG GGAAGAAGTCAAGTACAGAGATAACAATCCCACCTGCAGAACCCAGTGAATCAGTGCTCTGTGGCAGCTTAGCCATTGGGGGAACATCACTCGCTATAGCTAAGGCTGGTGCCTCTATTAATCACGTCCCATTGTACTTACACATTGCACTGCTGAAACGTAGCCAG GATTCACCTAAAGAAATGACTCTGCCACTTCCAATGGTTACTCTGTTGAGCTATGAAAAATTGTCACCTGCAAAACTAAAATTAATGAAAGAAGTTATGCTCATACCACCAGTTCAGTTATCGCTCAAACAG CAACTCAGTCCTCAACTAGCAGACAGTAAGAAAGGCAGAGCACataataaagagaagaaagcttcg ccACCAGCCTTAAATGGAGTATCACACTTAGGCTGCCTAATAACGGGATGTGATAATCTAGAGCAACCTCTCCTCCTAATACAAACAGCTTGCAACAATATAGGTCTGGAGCTAGGAACAGATATGTATTTAGCCATTAATTGTGCTGCTCATGAATTAATGGACTAC gttaaaggaaaatatgaaatacttaCTGGAACATTCAGAAGTCCTGATGAAATGGTCGACATGTACGTGGAACTGGTTAATAAATTTCCTTCTATCATTGCCTTAGTAGATCCCTTAAGGAAAGAG GACAGACAGCAATGGAATAACATGTGTTGTGCTCTTGGTTCCAAATGTTACCTGATTGCTGAAGATGCTGCCACAAATTCTTCCAAACTTAAAACAGACCACAACATAAACATACCAATGTGCAGTGGTGTTGTGCTAAAATATGTTAATCAAACCAAGGTGTCAGACCTCATAGAACTGACTGGACTTCTAGATG GTCAAAGACGTATTACCATATTAGGAAGTCCAGATGGAGAATCTTCTGATGATAGCCTTGTGGATCTG GCTGTTGGACTGGGTGCCAGGTTTGTCAAGTTGGGAGGTCTTTCCCGCGGAGAAAGGGTGACCAAATACAACCGCCTTCTTGCTATAGAGGAAGAACTGGCCAAGAATAGAACGCTAC GGTATGATGCAGATTTTGAATTTACTGATTTTGCTGAAGAATCACAGCCAGAAAAACAACAGCCTGAAGTCCTTCCTCCCCTGCAGCAGGATTCAGCGCCTTCACAGCCCTctgtgccagccctgcagggtCACAGCATGCCTGCTCAGctcctggagagcagcacacTGACCTAG
- the ENO4 gene encoding enolase 4 isoform X5: MEADTDVRLRREAAEYYRAHRVPQRMEEALNALFPLRPADLYGELANYFSKFSRAPVVCKLAGRKVLDGVGQPTLEVEIYCTVKNYEKRICSAIISSHYQIPENAFSEATEADERERNDSVTTAVEWVNESLSAMLRDLKPTDQCEIDKMLGEYFSKKVEEKKEVEKEEEEEDTLSITSCIPSAVAQSGQKKEAKPGKKSSTEITIPPAEPSESVLCGSLAIGGTSLAIAKAGASINHVPLYLHIALLKRSQDSPKEMTLPLPMVTLLSYEKLSPAKLKLMKEVMLIPPVQLSLKQQLSPQLADSKKGRAHNKEKKASPPALNGVSHLGCLITGCDNLEQPLLLIQTACNNIGLELGTDMYLAINCAAHELMDYVKGKYEILTGTFRSPDEMVDMYVELVNKFPSIIALVDPLRKEDRQQWNNMCCALGSKCYLIAEDAATNSSKLKTDHNINIPMCSGVVLKYVNQTKVSDLIELTGLLDGQRRITILGSPDGESSDDSLVDLGMMQILNLLILLKNHSQKNNSLKSFLPCSRIQRLHSPLCQPCRVTACLLSSWRAAH; encoded by the exons GCTAACTACTTCTCTAAATTTTCAAGAGCTCCAGTCGTATGCAAACTGGCTGGGAGAAAAGTTCTTGATGGAGTTGGTCAACCAACATTAGAAGTGGAAATATACTGTACAGTGAAAAACTATGAGAAG AGGATTTGTTCTGCTATAATTTCGTCTCATTATCAAATACCTGAGAATGCTTTCTCTGAAGCAACCGAAGCtgatgagagagaaagaaatgactCTGTTACCACTGCTGTGGAATGGGTGAATGAATCACTAAGCGCAATGTTAAGAGACTTGAAGCCTACTGACCAGTGTGAAATTGATAAGATGCTTGG tgaatacttttcaaaaaaggtagaagaaaaaaaagaagttgaaaaggaggaggaagaagaagacaCTCTTTCCATAACTTCTTGTATTCCATCAGCAGTGGCACAATCTGggcaaaaaaaggaagcaaaaccaG GGAAGAAGTCAAGTACAGAGATAACAATCCCACCTGCAGAACCCAGTGAATCAGTGCTCTGTGGCAGCTTAGCCATTGGGGGAACATCACTCGCTATAGCTAAGGCTGGTGCCTCTATTAATCACGTCCCATTGTACTTACACATTGCACTGCTGAAACGTAGCCAG GATTCACCTAAAGAAATGACTCTGCCACTTCCAATGGTTACTCTGTTGAGCTATGAAAAATTGTCACCTGCAAAACTAAAATTAATGAAAGAAGTTATGCTCATACCACCAGTTCAGTTATCGCTCAAACAG CAACTCAGTCCTCAACTAGCAGACAGTAAGAAAGGCAGAGCACataataaagagaagaaagcttcg ccACCAGCCTTAAATGGAGTATCACACTTAGGCTGCCTAATAACGGGATGTGATAATCTAGAGCAACCTCTCCTCCTAATACAAACAGCTTGCAACAATATAGGTCTGGAGCTAGGAACAGATATGTATTTAGCCATTAATTGTGCTGCTCATGAATTAATGGACTAC gttaaaggaaaatatgaaatacttaCTGGAACATTCAGAAGTCCTGATGAAATGGTCGACATGTACGTGGAACTGGTTAATAAATTTCCTTCTATCATTGCCTTAGTAGATCCCTTAAGGAAAGAG GACAGACAGCAATGGAATAACATGTGTTGTGCTCTTGGTTCCAAATGTTACCTGATTGCTGAAGATGCTGCCACAAATTCTTCCAAACTTAAAACAGACCACAACATAAACATACCAATGTGCAGTGGTGTTGTGCTAAAATATGTTAATCAAACCAAGGTGTCAGACCTCATAGAACTGACTGGACTTCTAGATG GTCAAAGACGTATTACCATATTAGGAAGTCCAGATGGAGAATCTTCTGATGATAGCCTTGTGGATCTG GGTATGATGCAGATTTTGAATTTACTGATTTTGCTGAAGAATCACAGCCAGAAAAACAACAGCCTGAAGTCCTTCCTCCCCTGCAGCAGGATTCAGCGCCTTCACAGCCCTctgtgccagccctgcagggtCACAGCATGCCTGCTCAGctcctggagagcagcacacTGA